Proteins encoded in a region of the Diabrotica virgifera virgifera chromosome 4, PGI_DIABVI_V3a genome:
- the LOC114325084 gene encoding uncharacterized protein LOC114325084, whose product MFPLMLLFVLSLVFLYVLAVKNTSFKLKLLHMFNLEMGGDRNEENRIGGPTLDRFLQTLNHRPLIEDTRSTPPKENPKKIKEKRTPKKKEEKCVSDNSPTKDVKQRTKRGKSDEKNEQKINEPVKTDSTSELTSDLNTSSN is encoded by the coding sequence ATGTTCCCACTGATGCTGTTGTTCGTCCTTAGCCTGGTTTTTCTGTACGTTTTGGCCGTTAAAAACACAAGCTTCAAACTGAAACTGCTCCACATGTTCAATCTGGAAATGGGAGGCGATAGAAATGAAGAGAACCGGATTGGAGGCCCGACATTGGATAGGTTTTTGCAGACTTTAAATCACAGACCATTGATAGAAGATACAAGAAGTACTCCGCCGAAAGAAAATCCCAAGAAAATTAAAGAGAAGAGGACTCCCAAAAAGAAAGAGGAAAAATGCGTCAGTGATAATTCTCCCACCAAAGATGTAAAGCAACGCACTAAACGTGGAAAATCTGATGAAAAAAATGAGCAAAAAATAAATGAACCCGTGAAAACTGACAGTACTTCTGAATTAACCAGTGACTTAAATACTAGTAGTAATTAA